A genomic region of bacterium contains the following coding sequences:
- a CDS encoding NADH-dependent [FeFe] hydrogenase, group A6, whose product MTDKIKENILLVDGQEVEFSDEKNLLEVIRKAGIEVPTFCYRPDLSTYGACRMCVVEIEGRGIQTSCTTKPEAGMKVRVNTERTRNIRKMSVELLLASHDRDCTTCSKSNNCDLQDLAKKLGVREVRFESHKNHLPIDDSNPSIVRNPNKCILCGACTRACKEIQGQGVLEFVNRGSKTIVTPAYKKNLDEVDCVYCGQCTLVCPTGALTIKSDIDKTWKLILNPKIKVVAQIAPAVRVALGEAFGFPSGENSIGLIVSALKKIGFDSVFDTSFTADLTIMEEATELIGRIQKGENLPLFTSCCPAWVRFAEQRYPQLLKNLSTCKSPQQMFGSVAKKILKEEFDVDEENIAVVSIMPCTAKKAEANRSEFAENSLKDVDLVLTTQELIRMIREAGIDFNNLQPEHLDSPFGIFTGAGVIFGASGGVTEAAVRTAYELITGKRLDKINIKEARGLNSLKELSLDIEGLEVKIAIVNTLKQAEELVERILKGEVTYHMIEVMACPGGCIAGAGQPLDYKDPSVKVKRMKGLYSADVMLPLHKSHENPHIKELYSKWLEKPNSKLAHELLHTHYKNRKRILGESISIISAQDSEEVTDISVCVGTCCYAKGSYNHIEGLTKLIKEHNLQNKVNIKATFCVENCSKGPSVIIDDNIVADTASNNTEYIFEKYILSKYKETGLTT is encoded by the coding sequence ATGACTGATAAAATAAAAGAAAATATACTTTTAGTTGACGGACAGGAAGTTGAATTCAGCGATGAAAAAAATCTTCTCGAAGTTATAAGAAAAGCAGGCATTGAGGTTCCGACTTTTTGCTACAGACCTGATTTAAGCACTTACGGGGCATGCCGCATGTGCGTTGTGGAAATAGAAGGCAGAGGAATTCAAACAAGCTGCACAACAAAGCCTGAAGCAGGAATGAAAGTAAGAGTAAATACAGAGCGAACAAGAAATATAAGAAAAATGAGCGTTGAACTTCTTCTTGCAAGCCATGACAGGGATTGCACAACTTGCAGCAAAAGCAATAATTGCGACTTACAGGACCTTGCAAAAAAACTCGGCGTAAGGGAAGTAAGATTCGAAAGCCATAAAAATCATCTACCTATTGATGATTCTAATCCTTCTATCGTCAGAAACCCTAACAAATGCATTCTTTGCGGAGCATGCACAAGAGCTTGCAAAGAAATTCAAGGTCAGGGTGTGCTGGAATTTGTTAACAGAGGCTCAAAAACCATTGTTACCCCTGCTTATAAAAAGAACCTTGATGAAGTTGACTGCGTATATTGCGGACAGTGTACTTTAGTCTGCCCGACAGGTGCTTTAACAATAAAATCAGATATAGACAAAACATGGAAATTAATTTTAAATCCGAAAATTAAAGTTGTAGCCCAAATAGCTCCTGCGGTAAGAGTTGCATTAGGCGAAGCTTTCGGGTTTCCTTCAGGAGAAAACTCAATAGGTTTAATTGTATCCGCGCTTAAGAAAATAGGATTTGACTCTGTTTTTGATACTTCATTTACTGCGGATCTCACAATAATGGAAGAAGCAACAGAATTAATCGGCAGAATTCAAAAAGGGGAAAACCTTCCTCTATTTACAAGCTGTTGTCCGGCATGGGTAAGATTTGCAGAGCAAAGATATCCTCAATTATTAAAAAATCTTTCTACCTGCAAATCACCTCAACAAATGTTTGGTTCTGTAGCTAAAAAAATTCTTAAAGAAGAATTTGATGTTGATGAAGAAAATATTGCTGTTGTTTCTATAATGCCTTGTACAGCTAAAAAAGCCGAGGCAAACAGAAGTGAATTTGCTGAAAATTCTTTAAAAGACGTTGATCTGGTGCTTACAACTCAAGAATTAATAAGAATGATAAGAGAAGCCGGTATAGATTTTAATAATTTACAGCCGGAACACCTTGATTCGCCTTTTGGAATTTTCACAGGAGCAGGAGTAATTTTTGGAGCCTCCGGCGGTGTTACGGAAGCGGCAGTAAGAACAGCTTATGAACTTATTACAGGTAAAAGACTGGATAAAATAAATATAAAAGAAGCCAGAGGACTAAACTCTTTAAAAGAATTAAGTCTTGATATAGAAGGTCTGGAAGTCAAAATAGCCATAGTAAATACTTTGAAACAAGCTGAAGAGCTGGTCGAAAGAATATTAAAAGGCGAAGTTACTTATCACATGATAGAAGTTATGGCTTGTCCCGGTGGATGTATTGCAGGAGCAGGTCAACCTCTTGATTATAAAGACCCGTCAGTTAAAGTAAAAAGAATGAAGGGGCTATATTCTGCAGACGTTATGCTTCCTCTGCATAAATCTCATGAAAACCCTCACATTAAAGAGCTTTACAGCAAATGGCTGGAAAAACCCAACAGCAAACTTGCTCATGAACTTTTGCATACCCATTATAAAAACAGAAAAAGAATTTTAGGCGAATCTATCTCAATTATTTCCGCACAAGATTCTGAAGAAGTAACCGATATATCCGTTTGTGTGGGAACCTGTTGTTACGCAAAAGGCTCTTACAACCACATAGAAGGCTTGACAAAATTGATAAAAGAACATAATCTTCAAAACAAAGTAAACATAAAAGCAACTTTCTGTGTTGAAAATTGCAGTAAAGGTCCTTCTGTTATAATAGATGACAATATAGTTGCAGATACGGCTTCTAATAATACGGAATATATCTTCGAAAAATATATTCTTTCTAAAT